A region from the Populus trichocarpa isolate Nisqually-1 chromosome 18, P.trichocarpa_v4.1, whole genome shotgun sequence genome encodes:
- the LOC7459877 gene encoding UDP-N-acetylglucosamine transporter UGNT1 isoform X2, whose amino-acid sequence MDSETNKKLPVTDPLKSEGKEKNGSAMTKQGAYAAISYMASAVLLVMFNKAALSSYSFPYANVITLFQNMSNNPARLVSFKTLLHSLPLALSYLLYMLITMESVRAINVPMYTTLRRTTVAFTMIVEYLLTGQKHSLRVVGSVGIIILGAFVAGARDLSFDAYGYAVVFVANICTAVYLASIARIGKSSGLNSFGLMWCNGIICGPILLFWTSIRGDLEAMRNFPFLFSPGFQVVMLLSCIMAFLINYFVFMNTTLNSALTQTICGNLKDLFTIGFGWILFGGLPFDLMNVVGQSLGFFGSCLYAYCKLKGQ is encoded by the exons ATGGATTCAGAGACCAACAAGAAGCTACCAGTTACTGATCCCTTAAAGAGCGAAGGGAAGGAGAAAAATGGCTCAGCCATGACTAAACAAGGAGCTTATGCTGCCATTTCTTACATGGCCAGTGCAG TTCTCTTGGTAATGTTCAACAAAGCAGCCCTTTCTTCTTACAGTTTCCCATATGCAAACGTCATCACACTCTTTCAG AACATGTCTAACAACCCAGCAAGACTTGTATCATTTAAGACATTGCTTCACTCCCTTCCCCTGGCGTTGTCATATCTGCTTTACATG CTGATCACAATGGAATCTGTACGTGCCATAAATGTCCCCATGTACACCACCCTTAGGAGGACTACCGTGGCTTTCACAATGATTGTGGAGTATCTTTTGACAGGACAGAAACATTCCTTGCGTGTTGTTGGCAG TGTTGGGATAATCATACTTGGTGCATTTGTTGCTGGAGCTCGAGATTTGTCATTCGATGCTTATGGCTATGCCGTTGTCTTTGTAGCAAACATTTGTACAGCAGTATATCTTGCTTCTATTGCTCGAATTG GTAAATCTAGTGGCCTTAATAGCTTTGGTCTTATGTGGTGCAATG GTATAATTTGTGGACCAATCTTGCTGTTCTGGACATCAATTAGAGGAGATTTGGAAGCAATGAGGaactttccctttctcttctcgCCAGGATTTCAg GTGGTGATGCTTCTTTCCTGTATCATGGCtttcctaattaattattttgtgtttatgaATACAACACTAAATTCAGCTTTGACACAGACTATCTGTGGTAATTTGAAG GATCTTTTCACCATTGGATTTGGCTGGATACTATTTGGTGGGCTTCCATTTGACTTG ATGAACGTTGTTGGCCAGTCCCTTGGTTTCTTTGGATCTTGCTTGTATGCCTACTGCAAACTGAAAGGGCAATAA
- the LOC7470080 gene encoding serine/threonine-protein kinase PBL35, whose protein sequence is MESKCGCWPVLKRGVRGSRKSSASRDSANSIPRTSLVYDAATETRYLNASNRELCAPNEAQLSYDNPHPPPTDTKSLCQSLQFTFQELKSATGNFRPDSILGEGGFGYVFKGWIEEHGTAPAKPGSGITVAVKSLKPDGLQGHREWVAEVDFLGQLHHPNLVKLIGYCIEDDQRLLVYEFMTRGSLENHLFRRTIPLPWSNRIKIALGAAKGLAFLHGGPEPVIYRDFKTSNILLDSEYNAKLSDFGLAKAGPQGDKTHVSTRVVGTYGYAAPEYVMTGHLTSKSDVYSFGVVLLEILTGRRSMDKKRPSGEQNLVTWARPYLADKRKMYQLVDPRLELNYSLKGVQKVSQLAFSCLSRDSYSRPTMDEVVKVLTPLQDLNDLAILSYHSRLSQQGKRKKKSEGTQKHTNVSSKSIRDSPLNTGKQRFR, encoded by the exons ATGGAGAGCAAGTGCGGTTGCTGGCCTGTCTTAAAACGTGGGGTTAGAGGTTCTCGCAAGTCCTCTGCCTCTAGAGATTCTGCTAACTCTATCCCTCGTACTAGTCTTGTTTATGATGCAG CTACTGAAACAAGATATCTAAATGCAAGCAATCGAGAGTTATGTGCTCCTAATGAAGCTCAACTATCCTATGACAATCCTCATCCACCACCCACAGATACCAAATCTCTATGCCAGTCACTTCAGTTTacttttcaagaactaaaaTCAGCAACCGGGAATTTTAGGCCTGATAGCATTCTTGGAGAGGGCGGATTTGGATACGTGTTTAAAGGATGGATAGAGGAGCATGGGACAGCACCAGCAAAACCTGGGTCAGGAATCACAGTTGCGGTGAAGAGTTTAAAGCCAGATGGTCTTCAAGGCCATAGAGAATGGGTG GCTGAAGTTGATTTTCTTGGACAGCTTCATCATCCTAATCTTGTTAAGCTTATTGGTTACTGCATTGAGGATGATCAGCGGCTTCTTGTTTATGAGTTTATGACACGAGGAAGTCTTGAAAATCATCTTTTTAGAA ggACAATACCTCTTCCATGGTCCAACAGGATTAAGATTGCACTTGGAGCAGCAAAAGGGTTGGCCTTTCTCCATGGTGGTCCTGAACCAGTTATTTACAGGGATTTTAAGACATCAAACATTTTGCTTGATTCG GAATACAATGCAAAGCTTTCAGATTTTGGTCTAGCAAAAGCTGGGCCTCAAGGGGACAAAACTCATGTTTCTACCAGGGTTGTTGGGACATATGGCTATGCTGCTCCAGAGTATGTGATGACAG GACACTTGACATCTAAGAGTGATGTTTACAGCTTCGGAGTTGTGCTACTTGAGATTCTGACAGGTAGAAGATCAATGGACAAGAAGCGACCTAGTGGTGAACAGAATCTTGTTACATGGGCACGGCCTTATTTAGCTGACAAGAGAAAGATGTACCAGCTAGTGGATCCCAGGTTGGAGCTAAATTACTCCCTTAAAGGGGTCCAGAAAGTTTCTCAGTTGGCTTTCAGCTGCCTCAGTAGGGATTCATATTCCCGCCCCACAATGGATGAAGTTGTGAAAGTTCTCACTCCATTGCAAGATCTTAACGACCTTGCCATTTTATCATACCACTCTCGTTTGTCTCAACAAGGGAAGCGCAAGAAGAAGAGCGAAGGAACACAAAAGCATACGAATGTATCATCCAAAAGCATCAGAGATTCTCCCTTGAATACAGGCAAGCAGCGTTTTAGATAA
- the LOC7459877 gene encoding UDP-N-acetylglucosamine transporter UGNT1 isoform X1, with amino-acid sequence MDSETNKKLPVTDPLKSEGKEKNGSAMTKQGAYAAISYMASAVLLVMFNKAALSSYSFPYANVITLFQMLCSCLFLYVLKFWKIISFTTSEPQNMSNNPARLVSFKTLLHSLPLALSYLLYMLITMESVRAINVPMYTTLRRTTVAFTMIVEYLLTGQKHSLRVVGSVGIIILGAFVAGARDLSFDAYGYAVVFVANICTAVYLASIARIGKSSGLNSFGLMWCNGIICGPILLFWTSIRGDLEAMRNFPFLFSPGFQVVMLLSCIMAFLINYFVFMNTTLNSALTQTICGNLKDLFTIGFGWILFGGLPFDLMNVVGQSLGFFGSCLYAYCKLKGQ; translated from the exons ATGGATTCAGAGACCAACAAGAAGCTACCAGTTACTGATCCCTTAAAGAGCGAAGGGAAGGAGAAAAATGGCTCAGCCATGACTAAACAAGGAGCTTATGCTGCCATTTCTTACATGGCCAGTGCAG TTCTCTTGGTAATGTTCAACAAAGCAGCCCTTTCTTCTTACAGTTTCCCATATGCAAACGTCATCACACTCTTTCAG ATGCTATGTTCATGCTTATTCCTTTATGTATTGAAATTCTGGAAGATCATATCTTTTACAACTAGTGAACCGCAGAACATGTCTAACAACCCAGCAAGACTTGTATCATTTAAGACATTGCTTCACTCCCTTCCCCTGGCGTTGTCATATCTGCTTTACATG CTGATCACAATGGAATCTGTACGTGCCATAAATGTCCCCATGTACACCACCCTTAGGAGGACTACCGTGGCTTTCACAATGATTGTGGAGTATCTTTTGACAGGACAGAAACATTCCTTGCGTGTTGTTGGCAG TGTTGGGATAATCATACTTGGTGCATTTGTTGCTGGAGCTCGAGATTTGTCATTCGATGCTTATGGCTATGCCGTTGTCTTTGTAGCAAACATTTGTACAGCAGTATATCTTGCTTCTATTGCTCGAATTG GTAAATCTAGTGGCCTTAATAGCTTTGGTCTTATGTGGTGCAATG GTATAATTTGTGGACCAATCTTGCTGTTCTGGACATCAATTAGAGGAGATTTGGAAGCAATGAGGaactttccctttctcttctcgCCAGGATTTCAg GTGGTGATGCTTCTTTCCTGTATCATGGCtttcctaattaattattttgtgtttatgaATACAACACTAAATTCAGCTTTGACACAGACTATCTGTGGTAATTTGAAG GATCTTTTCACCATTGGATTTGGCTGGATACTATTTGGTGGGCTTCCATTTGACTTG ATGAACGTTGTTGGCCAGTCCCTTGGTTTCTTTGGATCTTGCTTGTATGCCTACTGCAAACTGAAAGGGCAATAA
- the LOC7459877 gene encoding UDP-N-acetylglucosamine transporter UGNT1 isoform X3 translates to MDSETNKKLPVTDPLKSEGKEKNGSAMTKQGAYAAISYMASAVLLVMFNKAALSSYSFPYANVITLFQMLCSCLFLYVLKFWKIISFTTSEPQNMSNNPARLVSFKTLLHSLPLALSYLLYMLITMESVRAINVPMYTTLRRTTVAFTMIVEYLLTGQKHSLRVVGSVGIIILGAFVAGARDLSFDAYGYAVVFVANICTAVYLASIARIGKSSGLNSFGLMWCNGIICGPILLFWTSIRGDLEAMRNFPFLFSPGFQDLFTIGFGWILFGGLPFDLMNVVGQSLGFFGSCLYAYCKLKGQ, encoded by the exons ATGGATTCAGAGACCAACAAGAAGCTACCAGTTACTGATCCCTTAAAGAGCGAAGGGAAGGAGAAAAATGGCTCAGCCATGACTAAACAAGGAGCTTATGCTGCCATTTCTTACATGGCCAGTGCAG TTCTCTTGGTAATGTTCAACAAAGCAGCCCTTTCTTCTTACAGTTTCCCATATGCAAACGTCATCACACTCTTTCAG ATGCTATGTTCATGCTTATTCCTTTATGTATTGAAATTCTGGAAGATCATATCTTTTACAACTAGTGAACCGCAGAACATGTCTAACAACCCAGCAAGACTTGTATCATTTAAGACATTGCTTCACTCCCTTCCCCTGGCGTTGTCATATCTGCTTTACATG CTGATCACAATGGAATCTGTACGTGCCATAAATGTCCCCATGTACACCACCCTTAGGAGGACTACCGTGGCTTTCACAATGATTGTGGAGTATCTTTTGACAGGACAGAAACATTCCTTGCGTGTTGTTGGCAG TGTTGGGATAATCATACTTGGTGCATTTGTTGCTGGAGCTCGAGATTTGTCATTCGATGCTTATGGCTATGCCGTTGTCTTTGTAGCAAACATTTGTACAGCAGTATATCTTGCTTCTATTGCTCGAATTG GTAAATCTAGTGGCCTTAATAGCTTTGGTCTTATGTGGTGCAATG GTATAATTTGTGGACCAATCTTGCTGTTCTGGACATCAATTAGAGGAGATTTGGAAGCAATGAGGaactttccctttctcttctcgCCAGGATTTCAg GATCTTTTCACCATTGGATTTGGCTGGATACTATTTGGTGGGCTTCCATTTGACTTG ATGAACGTTGTTGGCCAGTCCCTTGGTTTCTTTGGATCTTGCTTGTATGCCTACTGCAAACTGAAAGGGCAATAA